Genomic DNA from Peribacillus simplex NBRC 15720 = DSM 1321:
TGGCCACCACGTATTCAAAGTCGTGATTTCATTTCCGTCGATCCGTACATTCACTTCCCCGCCATCAGGACTTCTAAGGAGTTTCACACCAAGCATACTTCCCTTGAAATTATATTCAATCACACTGCCCTTTTCACTACTAGTGAAATAGCCGCCCATTGGACGGAAACCGCTCATTTTTTCATAGTGGTCAATTTCCGATAATTCAAATCCAGAACGGGCATGAAGCTTAGATGGAAGACCTGCTACGGCCTTATCCCGTTTGATGTTATCCAGGAACCGTTCATAAATTGCATCAGCATATAATTTATAACCAAGCCCATTTGGATGAATCAAATCTCTGGTCAGCTGTTTTTCCGTATATCCTGAATCTTTGAATATTGGTCGCATATCCACATTAGTTGCACCGTAATGTTTGGATAAAGTTCCAATTGCAGACGCAAATTCCTCATATTTCAAGGAACTCTCTGTTATTGTGAATAATTCAGCATTAGGGTGGAGACGTTTTGCCTTTCTCATTAAAGCTTCATATGTCATAGTAAAATCATCGACATTCATATATTTGCGATCATTTTCACCAAAAACGAAGAAAATCAGATCTTTATGATCATGCTCCCTTCTTTGGGAAAGCTTGAATAGACCTTCAAAAGCAGTGGCTCCGCTTTGGACCACGTAGTCTCCGTGTAAAGGAATATCATTGGTTTCATTCATCTTATTTTCTAACTGTTTGAACCATGTGAGATAAGGCCTTTCTGCCCCTGATCCTCTTCCGATACTGTCACCAATAACGAGATACTGAATGGGCTGGCCTGATTGGAATTTTTGATAAACATTTATCGAATCATCTGATCCATATGTTTTAGGAACTTTTTGAAGGATATAGCTGATTAGAAGGATCGTGGCGATTGCAGCGAAAGGGATGAAGGATTTTGCGTTCGTTTTCAATTATGTTCCCCCGTATTAACCTTTTATGTATCTAATTGGGTATGAGATAGCTTAAAGAGGCTAAGAATTGTTTTTTCCTTATTATATCCCAATTTTAAAGTAACACAATAAAAATGAAACGTTTTTTTGACATTTTTCATGGTTACTCTTGGTATATCAGCCATTGAATGATGAACGGTGATTAAGGTGTTGATTGAAGTTTTTTCTTAAATCCAGAAAAATAGGCAAATACACAGACCAAGGCGGGCGTATTGACATATGGTAAGGTGTAAAGAGAAATCAGAATTCTAAAAGGAGTGAAACTTAATGTACGGATATGGTGGAAATGTTGCAGGACCAGGGTACGGTTATGGTGGAGGTGGAGGTGGATACGGCGGTGGTTGCTGCGGATTTGGATCAGGCTTCGCATTAATCGTTGTCTTGTTCATTCTATTGATTATCATCGGTGCTTCATTCTGCTGCTAATTGAATAACCCAAAGACCAGTTGATAAAGCTGGTCTTTTCTTTTTGTAAGGAAAATGGAGGTTTGACGGTGGACCTTTCTGATTCCATGGCAGTTGACTGAAAAGGCATGGATAATTCCAGGAAATCATGGGAAAGGCGATACATAACCATTACTTTTTCCAATCCAGAAACCGGCACAACTGGAATGATGAAAAAATGCCATTGATTTGGAAAACCAGGCCTAAAGGTTCTGCAAGGAAAATAAGTTGTGTGAATGACATACCAAAAGGGTCTTGGTTTTTCTTTGTTCACCATTTCTGCTAAAATAACGACAGAATGTAATTAATTTAGGGGGATAAAGATATGAAACCTTCCCGTTTACAAGCAGGGGATGAAATTCGCGTAATTGCTCCTTCAAGAAGCTTGGCGATTGTCAAAGGGGAACAACGCAGATTGGCAGAAGAAAGATTGACTGAGCTTGGTTTTAAAGTGACATTTGGTAAAACGACTTTGTTCCATGATGACTTTTTCTCGAATTCGATTGAAGACCGGATCGAGGATTTGCATGAGGCGTTCAGGGATCCGAATGTGAAGGGGATTTTTACAGCCATCGGGGGGTATAACGCTAACCAATTGTTACGGTATATCGACTATGATTTGATTAAGGAAAATCCAAAAGTGTTGATTGGGTATAGTGATATAACCGCAATCTTATTGGCCATTTATAATAAAACAGGCTTAACTACATATTCAGGTCCTCATTTCTCGACGTTCGGGATGAAGGCTGGTCTGGAATTTACGATGGAATATTTTAAAAAGGCTGTAATTGAAAGTGAAGGCTTTTATCTTGATCCAAGCGAAACGTGGAGTGATGATTCTTGGCATTTAGAACAGGATGACCGAACTTTCCACCCGAATGCTGGATATATGGTCATTCAGGAAGGTGAAGCGGCTGGGACAATCATTGGGGGGAATCTTTGTACACTCAATCTATTACAAGGTACAGAGTACATGCCTTCATTAGAGGACAGCATCCTTTTCATAGAAGACGATGAAGAAAGCCATCCTTTCAGTTTTGATCGGGATTTACAATCCTTGCTCCATCAGCCAGGCGCAAGTGGGATTAAAGGAATCGTCATCGGCCGTTTCCAAAAGGATTCAGGAATGACTGAATATGCTTTGCAGGAAATCATCGCTGCCAAAAGGGAGATAAATGGCATACCCGTGATCGCTAATGCCAACTTTGGACATGTTCATCCATTCGTAACTGTGCCGGTTGGTTCAAAAGCGGTAATGAAAGTGAAGAACGGAAAAGCGACGATCCAGATCCATTCATGACAAACAGTTTGAAGACGCCGTTCAAAAAGTGGACGGTGTTTTAATCTGTTGGGGATTTGTATGAATATATTTTGCATTTTGGTGTATTTTAGGAGTCTTTCCTCTTGTCAGCCCTGGAAATTGTCCTATTTTACAAGCATTATTAGGGAATATGAGTCTAATAGTTCAAATTCTATATTTTTCTGATATAATACTAAGAGATTTAAAATAGAAAAGGTGATTATGTGTTATTAACAATTCCCGCATCCATTCGTTTAGAAGGGGCTTTGGCCGAGTATAATAAAAAAGGCCGTGTGAGCCATACATGCTTCGTTTGTAACGAAGACACTTCTAATGGGGATGCAAGTAACTTAAACTACTATAAGTTAGGAACTAAAAAAGTTTGTCATTCCTGCATGAAAAATGTTTTGCGTCATCCGTCTTTAAAAGAGTATGAATATGTACATACTTCAGTTATCGATAAAACTGCTTTTTATAAAAATGTGCTGGCTGTTTTAAAGGATGAAAGTTTTTTGTCGTCATTTCGTGAAGAAAAACTAAATAGCGCATTGTAAGAAAAAAGTGTATCTGTTCTGTAAAATTAAAGACAAGTGATTGTATGTTTTTCTTGTAAGAGAAAGGCTTGTCTTTAATGTCACACATTAAAACAAAATTAAGTACATCACTTATATATAGTGGTGTGCTTTTTTTAGTTTTTAAGACCTCTAAATGACCTCTTTTACTACTACAACAAACCATATTTGTTATTATTTTACACGAATAAAAAGTCGTGGTAAGATATATAAGAACGTATATTCTCGAAACGCACATTCTGTTTGGAGGTTATTTTTTTGAAAGAATACACAGTAAAAGAGGTATCTTATCTATTAGGAAAACACGAAGAAACAATTAAGCGATGGATTCGGTCAGGGAAATTCCCCAACTCATACAGAAATAGTGATAAAGAAGGATGGAAAATTATTGAATCAGATTTATTAAAACTAAATAATATTGTCCCCATTAACAAAAACGAGCAAAAAGATGATGATATTAAATCAGATGTTGATGAAATAGAGTTAGTTAAATTAGCTTATCAAGCTGTTACGCTTACTTCTCCTACTGATGAAATGTTATCAATTTTATCAGTTGTGGGAATTAAACGCACCTTAGAAATACTTCTTATTATGCAGCAGTCCGTTTCAAAAGTTAAAAACCCTGACGGGTTTATCCGAAAAGCAATTCGAGAAAATTGGAGTCCCTCTACTATACCTACTAATTTACCAAATAATTCCGGTAAACGTTTGTATGATTTATCTCAACAAGAGTTTGATAATAATAACAATCAATTAAATAAACAACAATCAGCAACGGTTCCTTTTTACAATTGGCTTGAAGAATAAGTAAACGATGAAATGAAGTATAGGTTGGTGATGTTTTGGTCACGAAATATTATTATTACTACTGTCCTGAAGGGACTGAAAGCCGTTATGAATTATTAGTTTTTAATTGTGAAGATGAGCCCTTTCTACCTTTAACAGATCATTACCACGATTGTATAGGAAGAATTGATAAAAGTTCGGCTCTTTCCTATTTGAATCACCTTCTTTCTTTCTTTAGTTGGTTAGACCATTTTAGTACATATCAGGGAAACCGGGTTCAGTGTAACGAACCGCCCGAAGTCATACGAGTAGCTGTAGAAGATTATCTTATGGTTGAGATGGGATGTAAAGTTCGTGAAAAGGACAACTTTCGGTTTGTAAATCGTACTAGCAAAAGTCCTAATACCGTTAACCTTTTTCTATCAGCCATAAAATCATTCTATAAATCACTTATTCGGCTAAAACAGTACAATTATACGAACCCCTTATTAGATTCTTATGCAATTTTAGATGATTTTAAAAGTCAAACCGTAGGTGTAAGAAAGGATAAACCCCGTATGCCGGCTGAAGCAGGAACAGAAGATGCAATACCACATAGAAGGTTGACTGATTCATATTTTAAGCTAATAAATGAAGAATGGCAGCCTGAAATTATTGATGATCCTTACCTCCCTTCTCAGGTGTATCAAGCAGGTAAAAAGGTTAACTGGTCGTTAAGGGAAGTTATTATAGCTCGTATGCTCTTTGAAACAGGATCGAGAGCTTCAGAAGTTATTGAGTTAACCATTGGTGATTATCGCTCACGAAAAGATTTTCAAGAGGTGAGCACATTCAATAAAGGAAGTCACGGCAAAAGAGTGAAATTTCTACGATTTGGAAAAGATACTGTTAAATTACTGATGCAATATATCAATAAAGAACGAGTGCAGTATGACGAGTTACAACGTACTTTTGATGGGTTACCGGATAAAGCTCCAATATTCTTAACGGAACTTGGAACACCTTTCTCCTATGAAGCTTGGTATTACCACTGGGACAAGGCTATTAAAGAATGTGAAATGAAGTTGAATCCGCATAAAACAAGACACTGGTTTGTTACCACAAGGTTACGAGAAATCTATAATACCTCCAAGACAGAGGCTGGCACTAAACAAAAGATTAATGAACTTATTAAGTATATCAAGTGGAAAAATGCAGATACGATAAAGGTTTACGAACATTTTTTTGATGAAGAAAAGCATCGTAAAGCACACGATGAAATGTTGGAAAATATGAAAAAGTCAGAAAATGCATATGTAGAGCAAAAGAAAAATAAACGATTAAAAAATTTAACAGTTTTGAAAAATATCGAGGATATTGAAATGGACCCTGAAATACAAGCGTTATTAGATGGATTGGAGTGAGATCACTGACCGTATCATCCCCTAAACCACAATCACCTTTTTATGAGAAATTATTGGGTAATGTTGATAAACAACTTCTGCATTTTCGTGATACAAGAGATTCTTTTATTTTGGATAAAATGAATGAAATGTATCTGAAATACTTTATTAATAATGTTGTAGACAAACCTTGGAAAGATCATTTATTTCTTCTAATGTTGTTTTATAGAGAAAAAAATTCAAATGTTAGGTATATTTATCGCATCGTCGCTACTATTAACCGACGATTGAGCCATTTGTTTGAATACTATCATTTAACAGAAATGGAAGAATTCGATACGGAAACGCATTTGTACCAGTACTTTAAAGGATCTATTTTTAAAGAAGATTCAGATAGTATGAGATCGCTATTTTTAAAGGAATATACAACCTGTTCTTATACAACAAGGAAATGGGTTGCAACAAAAATACTTAAAGAACAACAAGAATACTTTCAGCAATTTATTTTTCCAATGCCTTCTTACAATGCAAGCGATTTTTCTTTTACTAAATCAGCTAAAGAACAAGCTCAAAGAACTCGAAAGAGTGAAACAGATGTTATCGTACCTTTACTCTCTGAAATTCGAAGTGAAGGGAACTTTCGTTTGGAGAAATTAGAACGACTACGGAATGCCTATTTAAAAGCGTGTGAACGAGTAAAATTACAAAACGTAGTGCTACCATTAGATTTCACTTACGATGAACCCGAACGTGTCGGTGAACGCTATTATTTTCGTCTGTGGGACAAGCCTTCATTTGTATTAAATCACCAAGACCAATTTAAGACTTCTATAAAAGCAGCAATCAATCGTACTGGAGTTTATTCAGACGAAAACAATCATTACTTCGTAGAGTTTATTAAAGCTGAAAAATTGGATGAAGATGAGGAAGCAGAGGGGCTATGGTTCATTGAACTTTTTGAAAATGGTGTTGTTGGACAATGGACTCAAAACGCCAGTGATGATGAAATAAAACAAAAACGAGAACTGCTTAATTCGTGGGGCTATGGTGAAGAAAATTCAAATAGAAATACTAAACCTTTTTTCTCTACACATAAAGGAATACTCACACCCAGCACTTTTGTTTCTATTCATAAAGACAAAGTCGACGGAGTATTGCTCGATGTAGAACCTTTATATGTAGCGGGAACATTCGGTTTATTAATACTAGATATTTGCACGACCACAGGTGCGAGACTAAATGAATTATTACAAATTAATAACTCGAATGAATGTATCCGTACAGTTAAAGTTGATAACAAATTACGTTTTTCTTTTAATGTTATTCCAAAAGGTCGTGACGAGGTTGAGGCTTTTTATATCAGCGAACAAACAATGAAACTAATTCAACGGGTTGGGCTGATGTTAAGAACTCATTATGCTACTGAAAAAATACCAAGTGTTTTATATCGTGGCAATCGAAAACAACTATTCCCTAAACCTAAACCCTATTTTTTTCAGTATCACAGTAAAGCACTTGAAAACTTTGCGATTGCGACAAGTCTTCGTTTTTTATTACACGGACTACGATTTGATACACAAGAAGGTAAACCTGTTGTAGTAAAGACACACTTATTACGTCACGCTTTTGCTACCGAAGCTGTTCAACGACAAAAGATACCGGTAGACATTGTAGCAAAGTTCTTACACCAACGCGATTTAAAAATAACCGGCTATTATTCAGAGCCTACACCAAGCCAGATTTCTCAATCAATGAGTGATTTACACGATATTATATCGGATTATATAGATCTCGATGAAGCTGTATTGCGAGCTCCCGAAGAACTTGAAAAAGAATTAGAAGAATATAAAGAAAAAGTTGGTGTTTTCAATAATGTTATAGGTGGAACGTGTGTTACAAATCACGTTTGTCCAATTAAAATGGCGTGTTTAGGTTGCCAAGCTAAGATTCCAGACCCTGAAAAGAAACACGAATTATTAGAAGTCATTGAGTTATCGAGAGATATGGAGAAGCGATATAGTGCATTGGGTTTAACAATTGATGTTAAAAAAGCAAAAGTGATGCGTAAACACGCACGCAATGAATTAAAAGAAATAGAACTCATTGAGAATTATAGAGAGGAACAAAATTATGAGCCAAGCATTCACTTCAATAAATGAAAGTACCGGGCTAAAAGAAAGTCATCAGAAGCGTCGTAATCGTTCGGTAGAGATAGGGAAACAAGCAATTGATTTATTGATTAAGAAAGGCAGCCCTATTACGTTTACAACAATAGTAGAACAATCAAAAGAAATAGATAAAGAAGGTAAAGGGATTCATCATAACACTATCCGTACAAATGAAGAGTTATATGAATATTACAAGCAACATAGCAAGACTTATAAACAAAAAAACAATAGCAAAAGTAATATATCCAACCGGTCTGTCGCTGTTAAGAATATGGAATTTCATAAAATAAAGCCAAACCGTAATCGGAAAATTTTACAAAGGAACTATATGAAATTATCTAAAAAAGAACTGGTTCAAAGACTAATTCAATCAGAAGAATATATTGCTAAAAGTAGTACTAAATGGGTTGCGAATCATTTTGACAACTTTAAGTAGGTGATATATGGAAAATAAAATACATACAAAAATATCTGCTGTTATGTTATTTAACTATTAGGTTCTTTTAAGAAAAATAAAAAGACCAATTTATTTTCGGTCTTTTTTTTATGATTAAAAATCAACAGTAATAATTAATACAAGGCCAACTATTTAAAATATGTTTGTATAGGTTCCTTCTAAATCTATGTCAGGCATTACTTTCTTAGCGACTTCTAATAAGATCTTATTCCTACTTCCATATTTTCCATCATAACATTGTGGGTTATAGTTTGTTTCACTTAATAAGGTTTCATATTGTTCTTTATTAAATTCTTCATAAAAAGGCCTGATGCATCTTTCGAAGGATATATCTGCTCCATCATATGAACCGGTATGGTAATAATGGCTAATCATCAAATCATAAAATTCGTTCACTATTCCTTTTTCTTTTGCTAATTCATTAAAAAAAGCTACGTCATCTTTTGTTAACCAATGGGTTTGAATATAGGGCTGATTATAGTAGGAACCAGTGGAATGAATTTTAGAATCAATATATTTAAAGTGTTCTTTTAACGAGTTGGAGATGAAAATACTTCTTACTAGCCAACTTGTATTTTTTTCTACACGGTTTTTCAATAATTCTTGCGTATGCTCTTGTAACAGAAAATAAACCTCAGGATATAGTGAAAGAAAATCTATTAAATACGTTAAGATACTTTCTTTATCTAAAAAATCACTGAAAAATGCTGGTTCCTTTTTAATATATTCAAATAAAATGTTTTGATATTTATTATATATGATAAGTAAAACATCGTGATTTATCTTTCGATTCCTCTTTTCTTGTTCCCCATCATTCTTGAAAACTATTTTCCAGAGGTTTTTAAACATATACTCGGTTAGCTCTTTATTAAAATGGGCAAAGAATTTTGACTCCAAATAAGTTTTCAATCGTTCTTGTGTAGGAAAATCATTTTTTATCCTCTCCACTTCATCCATAAATGGAGAAAACACATTCTTTGTGAATAGGGGATGCTTGATCAGTAATCCTTCAAGCATATTCTTAATCAGCGATTCTGTCAGTTCTTTATTTGGCCTGTACAAGATATCCATTGAATTTAATACAGGGTGTGCTGCTAAATTTCTATATTTCTTAAGCGTTTCAATATGAGTATAAACATCGTTCTCCAGTAATTTTGCTTCCTTAAAGGATTTTTCGATTAATTCTGCTTCCCAACCAGGTGAAACAGGATTTTCTTCTTTATCAACTTCTAAATCTTTTAATATTTTTTCTGCTTTAACATCTCCGTGAATTTCCTCGAGGTCCGTCAATTTAAAAAACTAAATCACATATGACTACCGTATAGAGCATTACAACAGAAGACCTGTAATTTTCATTCTCAAATGAGTTCAGTACCTCATCAAAGTATTTTTTGGTCTTATGATGATAAATCATTTCTGCTAGTTCCTGAACTGTATTTTCCATTTCAACCCCCTATTTCCATATATTATCTACACCTTCATTTTATCAGATTTGTCAGCTACGAGTTTATTTCAATACAAGGCGAATTTTGTAAATGGAGTAAACTTCTTTTACTTATATGCCAACGGGTGCGTTAGTTAAATAAAAGAAAAAGGCTGTTTTCGTTTAGATTGTTGTTTTTTACCGATACACTAGGACCTTGCTATAATTGCGGTCTAGGGGCGGTAAAAATGTGGCAAAACTTATATCAAGGGTTCTCGGAATTATCAAAAGCTGAACAATTAGAGTTATTTAAGGAAATAAAAATTTTATTGTTCCGAGAAGAACAACGAGACATCGTAATGCTAATTGATGATATCCGTGAGAGTCGCTTTTCTGAAGGGCTGGGTTGCCTACATTGTGACAGCACCACAGTTAAAAAGAACGGTAAATATCTAGGAAGGCAACGTTATCTTTGTAAAGATTGCGGCAAAACGTTCAATG
This window encodes:
- a CDS encoding YjcZ family sporulation protein — protein: MYGYGGNVAGPGYGYGGGGGGYGGGCCGFGSGFALIVVLFILLIIIGASFCC
- a CDS encoding site-specific integrase; protein product: MTVSSPKPQSPFYEKLLGNVDKQLLHFRDTRDSFILDKMNEMYLKYFINNVVDKPWKDHLFLLMLFYREKNSNVRYIYRIVATINRRLSHLFEYYHLTEMEEFDTETHLYQYFKGSIFKEDSDSMRSLFLKEYTTCSYTTRKWVATKILKEQQEYFQQFIFPMPSYNASDFSFTKSAKEQAQRTRKSETDVIVPLLSEIRSEGNFRLEKLERLRNAYLKACERVKLQNVVLPLDFTYDEPERVGERYYFRLWDKPSFVLNHQDQFKTSIKAAINRTGVYSDENNHYFVEFIKAEKLDEDEEAEGLWFIELFENGVVGQWTQNASDDEIKQKRELLNSWGYGEENSNRNTKPFFSTHKGILTPSTFVSIHKDKVDGVLLDVEPLYVAGTFGLLILDICTTTGARLNELLQINNSNECIRTVKVDNKLRFSFNVIPKGRDEVEAFYISEQTMKLIQRVGLMLRTHYATEKIPSVLYRGNRKQLFPKPKPYFFQYHSKALENFAIATSLRFLLHGLRFDTQEGKPVVVKTHLLRHAFATEAVQRQKIPVDIVAKFLHQRDLKITGYYSEPTPSQISQSMSDLHDIISDYIDLDEAVLRAPEELEKELEEYKEKVGVFNNVIGGTCVTNHVCPIKMACLGCQAKIPDPEKKHELLEVIELSRDMEKRYSALGLTIDVKKAKVMRKHARNELKEIELIENYREEQNYEPSIHFNK
- a CDS encoding tyrosine-type recombinase/integrase: MVTKYYYYYCPEGTESRYELLVFNCEDEPFLPLTDHYHDCIGRIDKSSALSYLNHLLSFFSWLDHFSTYQGNRVQCNEPPEVIRVAVEDYLMVEMGCKVREKDNFRFVNRTSKSPNTVNLFLSAIKSFYKSLIRLKQYNYTNPLLDSYAILDDFKSQTVGVRKDKPRMPAEAGTEDAIPHRRLTDSYFKLINEEWQPEIIDDPYLPSQVYQAGKKVNWSLREVIIARMLFETGSRASEVIELTIGDYRSRKDFQEVSTFNKGSHGKRVKFLRFGKDTVKLLMQYINKERVQYDELQRTFDGLPDKAPIFLTELGTPFSYEAWYYHWDKAIKECEMKLNPHKTRHWFVTTRLREIYNTSKTEAGTKQKINELIKYIKWKNADTIKVYEHFFDEEKHRKAHDEMLENMKKSENAYVEQKKNKRLKNLTVLKNIEDIEMDPEIQALLDGLE
- a CDS encoding S66 peptidase family protein, encoding MKPSRLQAGDEIRVIAPSRSLAIVKGEQRRLAEERLTELGFKVTFGKTTLFHDDFFSNSIEDRIEDLHEAFRDPNVKGIFTAIGGYNANQLLRYIDYDLIKENPKVLIGYSDITAILLAIYNKTGLTTYSGPHFSTFGMKAGLEFTMEYFKKAVIESEGFYLDPSETWSDDSWHLEQDDRTFHPNAGYMVIQEGEAAGTIIGGNLCTLNLLQGTEYMPSLEDSILFIEDDEESHPFSFDRDLQSLLHQPGASGIKGIVIGRFQKDSGMTEYALQEIIAAKREINGIPVIANANFGHVHPFVTVPVGSKAVMKVKNGKATIQIHS
- a CDS encoding SGNH/GDSL hydrolase family protein, with the translated sequence MKTNAKSFIPFAAIATILLISYILQKVPKTYGSDDSINVYQKFQSGQPIQYLVIGDSIGRGSGAERPYLTWFKQLENKMNETNDIPLHGDYVVQSGATAFEGLFKLSQRREHDHKDLIFFVFGENDRKYMNVDDFTMTYEALMRKAKRLHPNAELFTITESSLKYEEFASAIGTLSKHYGATNVDMRPIFKDSGYTEKQLTRDLIHPNGLGYKLYADAIYERFLDNIKRDKAVAGLPSKLHARSGFELSEIDHYEKMSGFRPMGGYFTSSEKGSVIEYNFKGSMLGVKLLRSPDGGEVNVRIDGNEITTLNTWWPFARERYLFVTNGLRPGSHTVRFEVTGRTKAMELTTIPYVRIASIITD
- a CDS encoding helix-turn-helix domain-containing protein, translated to MKEYTVKEVSYLLGKHEETIKRWIRSGKFPNSYRNSDKEGWKIIESDLLKLNNIVPINKNEQKDDDIKSDVDEIELVKLAYQAVTLTSPTDEMLSILSVVGIKRTLEILLIMQQSVSKVKNPDGFIRKAIRENWSPSTIPTNLPNNSGKRLYDLSQQEFDNNNNQLNKQQSATVPFYNWLEE